In Limanda limanda chromosome 21, fLimLim1.1, whole genome shotgun sequence, a genomic segment contains:
- the crygmx gene encoding crystallin, gamma MX — protein sequence MGKVIFYEDRSFQGRHYECSSDCPEMQSYFSRCNSIKVESGCWVAYEKPNYAGYQYMLHKGEYPDYQRWAGFNDCIRSCRMVPPYNGNYRMKIFERSDFGGQNMELSEDCPDLNERFHTRDISSVNVMEGYWMLHEHSNYRGRQYFLRPGEYRRHSEWGSNNPTIGSLRRVTEIN from the exons ATGGGCAAG GTTATCTTCTACGAAGACAGGAGCTTCCAGGGCCGTCACTACGAGTGCAGTAGTGACTGCCCCGAGATGCAGAGCTACTTCAGCCGCTGCAACTCCATAAAAGTTGAGAGTGGCTGTTGGGTGGCCTACGAGAAGCCCAATTACGCCGGCTACCAGTACATGCTGCACAAGGGCGAGTACCCCGACTACCAGCGCTGGGCGGGCTTCAATGACTGCATCCGCTCCTGCCGTATGGTGCCACCT TACAACGGGAACTACCGGATGAAGATCTTCGAGCGCTCCGACTTTGGCGGCCAGAACATGGAGCTCAGCGAGGACTGCCCCGACCTGAACGAGCGCTTCCACACCCGTGACATCTCCTCCGTCAACGTCATGGAGGGCTACTGGATGCTGCACGAACACAGCAACTACAGGGGGCGCCAGTACTTCCTGCGTCCCGGCGAGTACAGGAGGCACAGCGAGTGGGGGAGCAACAACCCAACCATCGGCTCTCTGAGACGTGTCACCGAGATCAACTGA
- the crygmxl2 gene encoding crystallin, gamma MX, like 2 — protein MPLSLSLSFSFFFFKIIFYEGRNFQGRHWECSSDCMDTFRHFNCCNSIRVSGGHWVAYEKTNYNGYQYIMGPGEYPDFHCWMGFNNCVRSCQMYPPYRGSYRMRIYNRPDLMGHTMEFMDDCPNLSERFRFRDIYSCNILEGYWIFYEHPNYRGRQYFLRPGEYRACGDWGCHNPMVGSLRRMRTLM, from the exons atgcctctctctctctctctctctttctcctttttttttttcaagataaTCTTTTACGAAGGCCGCAACTTCCAGGGCCGCCACTGGGAGTGCAGCAGTGACTGCATGGACACCTTCAGGCACTTCAACTGCTGCAACTCCATCCGTGTGAGCGGCGGTCACTGGGTGGCCTATGAGAAGACAAACTACAATGGCTACCAGTACATCATGGGCCCCGGCGAGTACCCCGACTTCCACTGCTGGATGGGCTTCAACAACTGCGTCCGCTCCTGCCAGATGTACCCCCCC TACAGAGGATCCTACAGGATGAGGATCTACAACAGGCCGGATCTGATGGGACACACCATGGAGTTCATGGACGACTGCCCCAACCTGTCCGAGCGTTTCCGCTTCCGTGACATCTACTCCTGCAACATCTTGGAGGGATACTGGATTTTCTACGAGCACCCCAACTACAGGGGACGCCAGTACTTCCTGCGCCCTGGAGAGTACAGGGCCTGTGGCGACTGGGGCTGCCACAACCCCATGGTGGGCTCTCTCAGGAGAATGAGGACTCTCATGTAA